Proteins co-encoded in one Desulfatiglans sp. genomic window:
- a CDS encoding HAMP domain-containing histidine kinase: protein MLDNSQGNQPHITDQNQKDTLFLEKLEMIERLAATIAHDVRNPLGTVNTSLFVIRTAIERNQPERIEKALNLAERNIKRCDSILTDFLNITQMKELRIIPVNIDAWLKKIIEGLDLPQNIEVISALNCDRIFNIDPDQLGRAITNVVKNGLQAIKDALPGEMIITIESGTGDNTFFISVSDTGAGIPDEIVSRVYEPLFSARHFGIGLGLTVAKEIAERHRGAIAIQTKAGSGTKVTFSIPAV, encoded by the coding sequence ATGCTGGATAACAGCCAGGGCAATCAGCCGCACATCACAGATCAAAATCAAAAAGATACCCTGTTCCTTGAAAAACTGGAGATGATTGAGAGGCTTGCCGCCACCATTGCCCATGATGTAAGGAACCCGCTGGGCACTGTAAACACCTCCCTTTTTGTGATAAGGACCGCTATAGAAAGGAACCAGCCTGAAAGGATAGAAAAGGCACTGAACCTTGCTGAACGCAATATAAAAAGATGTGACAGCATCCTTACTGACTTTTTAAATATTACCCAGATGAAAGAGCTCAGGATAATACCTGTAAACATAGATGCCTGGTTAAAAAAGATTATTGAAGGGCTGGACCTGCCTCAGAACATAGAGGTTATAAGCGCTCTAAACTGCGACCGTATCTTTAATATTGATCCTGATCAGCTTGGCAGGGCTATTACAAACGTGGTTAAAAATGGCCTCCAGGCGATAAAGGATGCATTGCCAGGGGAGATGATAATAACCATTGAATCAGGTACAGGTGACAACACATTCTTCATATCTGTATCAGATACAGGGGCAGGTATTCCCGATGAGATCGTTTCACGGGTATATGAACCCCTTTTCAGCGCCAGGCATTTTGGTATAGGTCTCGGTCTTACTGTTGCAAAAGAGATAGCGGAAAGACACAGGGGCGCCATTGCCATTCAGACAAAGGCAGGTTCAGGCACAAAGGTTACCTTCAGTATCCCAGCTGTTTAA
- a CDS encoding response regulator, with amino-acid sequence MNDDIRKILIVDDERDFVISLTDILETYGYNVGTAHNQQEAVDTIKSFNADVVLLDVRLGHENGLNLINTFKDARPNIVTVIMTAFVEADSAIEAIQEGAYDYLRKPLNPRQLLKTLDRCFEKLQLEREKIAVQEALSRRNLELERMNARLRESEERYRLLVETMNDGLIMQDLNGVITYVNRKFTRMTGYPEAELLGRLASDFLDEANIKIYARYIGVCHGGDISPFELTWLKKDGTMLPTIVSPQSIIDDENRLRGCFAVITDITERKIAEEEKRNMEQHLQQAQKMESIGTLAGGISHDFNNSLQAILGYTQILLMDKNETNPDYSKLASIERAAQRASELTQQLLAFSRKVESKMRPIDLNKEIRDVRNLLERTIPKMIDIELDLEKNLYVINADPSQIEQIMMNLAVNARDAINEGGKILICTENTMLSETDCRTFHGLVPGNYVILSMTDNGKGMTEKERERIFEPFFTTKAPGKGTGLGLAMVYGLVTKHNGHIECNSNPGVGTTFSIYLPAIKQEISAVVEKKEGPAPVGGTETILIVDDEQFVRELGEQILKKFGYRVITSSDGESALATCSKNIDQISLVILDLIMPGMGGKRCLEELLRIKPELKVIIASGYSPEDDANSAMESGAKGFISKPYNVRNMLSEVREVLDAG; translated from the coding sequence ATGAATGATGATATCAGGAAAATACTGATCGTCGATGACGAGCGGGACTTTGTAATAAGCCTGACAGATATTCTTGAAACATATGGGTATAATGTTGGAACGGCCCATAATCAGCAGGAGGCCGTTGATACTATAAAATCATTTAATGCAGATGTGGTGCTCCTGGATGTCAGGCTCGGTCATGAAAACGGGCTTAACCTTATTAACACCTTTAAAGATGCCCGCCCCAATATTGTTACAGTGATCATGACTGCATTTGTAGAGGCGGATTCTGCCATAGAGGCGATCCAGGAGGGGGCCTACGATTACTTAAGAAAACCCCTGAACCCCCGTCAGCTTTTAAAGACCCTTGACAGGTGCTTTGAAAAACTACAGCTTGAAAGGGAAAAGATAGCGGTTCAGGAGGCCCTGAGCAGAAGAAACCTTGAGCTTGAACGGATGAATGCGCGCCTTAGGGAGAGCGAAGAGCGTTATCGTCTGCTGGTTGAGACCATGAATGATGGCCTGATCATGCAAGACCTTAACGGTGTCATAACCTATGTAAACCGGAAATTTACCAGGATGACTGGCTACCCAGAGGCTGAACTTTTGGGCAGGCTTGCCTCCGATTTTCTTGATGAAGCCAATATAAAGATATACGCAAGGTATATAGGTGTATGTCATGGAGGGGATATCTCTCCATTTGAGCTTACCTGGCTCAAAAAGGATGGCACAATGCTACCCACCATTGTATCTCCCCAGTCCATTATAGATGATGAAAACCGGCTGAGGGGCTGTTTTGCTGTAATAACCGACATAACAGAGAGAAAAATCGCCGAAGAGGAAAAACGCAACATGGAGCAGCACCTCCAGCAGGCACAGAAGATGGAGAGCATCGGGACCCTTGCAGGTGGCATATCCCACGACTTTAATAATTCCCTTCAGGCAATACTGGGATATACACAGATACTGCTTATGGACAAGAATGAAACCAACCCTGATTATTCAAAGCTTGCCAGCATAGAAAGGGCAGCGCAGAGGGCGAGCGAGCTTACCCAGCAGCTCCTTGCGTTCAGCCGCAAGGTTGAAAGCAAGATGAGGCCAATAGACCTGAATAAAGAAATACGTGATGTCAGAAACCTTCTTGAACGCACCATCCCCAAGATGATAGATATAGAACTCGATCTTGAAAAAAACCTTTATGTTATCAATGCAGACCCGTCACAGATAGAGCAGATCATGATGAATCTGGCGGTAAACGCAAGGGATGCCATTAATGAGGGGGGCAAGATATTAATCTGCACAGAAAACACCATGCTCTCCGAGACTGACTGCCGGACTTTTCACGGCCTTGTCCCTGGAAATTATGTAATCCTCTCCATGACAGACAATGGTAAGGGGATGACAGAAAAGGAGAGGGAAAGGATTTTTGAACCCTTCTTTACCACAAAGGCCCCTGGAAAGGGGACCGGGCTGGGGTTAGCTATGGTGTATGGGCTTGTGACCAAACACAACGGCCACATAGAATGTAACAGCAATCCGGGTGTGGGCACAACCTTTAGTATTTATCTGCCTGCTATAAAGCAGGAGATCTCTGCTGTAGTTGAAAAAAAGGAGGGGCCTGCGCCAGTGGGCGGCACAGAAACCATACTTATTGTTGATGATGAGCAGTTTGTAAGGGAGCTTGGGGAGCAGATCCTTAAAAAATTCGGATACAGGGTAATCACCTCTTCTGACGGCGAATCTGCTCTTGCAACCTGTTCAAAAAATATAGATCAAATTTCCCTTGTTATACTTGACCTGATCATGCCGGGGATGGGGGGTAAAAGATGCCTTGAGGAGCTGCTCAGGATAAAACCTGAACTCAAGGTTATTATCGCCAGCGGTTATTCCCCTGAGGATGATGCAAATAGTGCCATGGAGAGCGGGGCAAAGGGGTTTATAAGCAAACCCTATAATGTAAGGAATATGCTCAGTGAGGTAAGGGAGGTGCTTGATGCTGGATAA